One region of Quercus lobata isolate SW786 chromosome 2, ValleyOak3.0 Primary Assembly, whole genome shotgun sequence genomic DNA includes:
- the LOC115975230 gene encoding ABC transporter F family member 3, translating into MTEVASSVVHEVLGQRAQDVDEPIIDYIINVLADDDFDFGLEGEGAFDAVGELLVAAGCVSDFNECRSVCSTLCEKFGKHGLVKDKPIMRSLATPLRMNDGMDEEEAPKKKPEPIEGPVLTERDKAKMERKKRKEERQRESEFQMHLAEMEATRAGMPVVCVNHDGGGGPAVKDIHMENFNISVGGRDLIVDGTVTLSFGRHYGLVGRNGTGKTTFLRYMAMHAIDGIPDNCQILHVEQEVAGDNTTALQCVLNTDIERTQLLEEEAQLIAQQRELEVEDATRKSNGELNGVMDKDVTAQRLEEIYKRLDAIDAYSAESRAATILAGLSFSPEMQQKATKAFSGGWRMRIALARALFIEPDLLLLDEPTNHLDLHAVLWLETYLTKWPKTFIVVSHAREFLNTVVTDILHLQAQKLTAYKGNYDTFERTREEQLKNKQKAFEANERSRSHMQAFIDKFRYNAKRASLVQSRIKALDRMGYVDEVVNDPDYKFEFPTPDDRPGPPIISFSDASFGYPGGPLLFKNLNFGIDLDSRIAMVGPNGIGKSTILKLISGELQPSMGTVFRSAKVRIAVFSQHHVDGLDLTSNPLLYMMRCYPGVPEQKLRSHLGSLGVTGNLALQPMYTLSGGQKSRVAFAKITFKKPHILLLDEPSNHLDLDAVEALIQGLVLFQGGILMVSHDEHLISGSVEELWAVSEGKVTPFHGTFQDYKKMLQS; encoded by the exons ATGACGGAGGTGGCGAGCTCAGTGGTGCACGAGGTCCTGGGCCAGAGGGCTCAGGACGTGGATGAACCTATCATCGACTACATCATCAATGTCCTCGCCGACGACGACTTCGACTTTGGCCTCGAAGGCGAGGGCGCTTTCGATGCCGTCGGCGAGCTTCTAGTCGCCGCTGGATGTGTCTCCGACTTCAACGAGTGTCGCTCG GTTTGCAGCACACTGTGTGAAAAGTTTGGAAAGCATGGGCTGGTCAAAGATAAACCAATCATGCGAAGCCTTGCAACACCATTAAGAATGAATGATGGAATGGATGAGGAGGAAGCACCAAAGAAGAAACCTGAGCCAATAGAAGGTCCTGTTCTAACAGAACGTGACAAAGCgaagatggaaagaaaaaagaggaaggaagaACGCCAAAGAGag TCAGAATTCCAAATGCATTTAGCAGAAATGGAAGCAACCAGGGCAGGGATGCCTGTTGTTTGTGTAAAtcatgatggtggtggtggaccGGCTGTCAAGGACATCCATATGGAGAACTTCAATATCTCTGTGGGTGGTCGTGATCTCATTGTGGATGGTACAGTCACACTGTCATTTGGAAGACACTATG GCCTTGTTGGAAGAAATGGCACTGGGAAAACAACTTTCCTTAGATACATGGCTATGCATGCCATTGATGGTATCCCTGACAATTGTCAGATATTGCATGTTGAGCAAGAGGTGGCTGGTGATAATACAACTGCATTGCAGTGTGTTCTTAACACTGATATTGAGAGAACCCAGCTCTTGGAAGAAGAAGCTCAATTAATCGCCCAGCAG AGAGAATTGGAGGTAGAGGATGCAACCAGAAAGAGCAATGGGGAACTGAATGGGGTTATGGACAAAGATGTTACGGCACAAAGGCTTGAGGAGATATACAAAAGGCTTGACGCAATTGATGCTTATTCTGCAGAGTCACGTGCAGCCACCATTCTTGCG GGCCTCAGTTTCTCTCCAGAGATGCAGCAGAAGGCTACAAAAGCTTTTTCTGGAGGATGGAGAATGCGAATTGCTCTTGCTCGTGCACTGTTTATAGAGCCCGATTTGTTGCTACTAGATGAACCCACA aACCATCTTGATCTTCATGCGGTTCTATGGCTGGAAACTTACCTTACGAAATGGCCAAAAACATTCATAGTTGTTTCTCATGCAAGAGAATTCTTGAACACG GTAGTCACGGATATTCTTCATCTACAAGCGCAAAAATTGACCGCTTACAAGGGGAATTATGATACATTTGAGAGGACACGGGAGGAACAGCTTAAGAACAAACAGAAAGCATTTGAGGCAAATGAACGCTCCAGATCTCATATGCAG GCCTTTATTGACAAGTTCCGCTACAATGCAAAGAGGGCATCTCTTGTGCAGTCAAGAATTAAG GCATTGGATCGGATGGGTTATGTGGATGAAGTTGTCAATGACCCTGA CTACAAATTTGAGTTCCCAACTCCAGACGACAGACCTGGCCCCCCTATAATAAGCTTCAG TGACGCATCATTTGGTTATCCTGGAGGGCCCTTACTgtttaagaatttgaattttggaattGATTTAGACAGCCGCATTGCAA TGGTTGGCCCAAATGGTATTGGCAAATCAACTATACTCAAACTAATTTCAGGGGAACTACAACCAAGCATGGGGACTGTTTTCCGTTCTGCTAAG GTTCGGATCGCTGTTTTTAGTCAGCACCATGTGGATGGGCTTGACTTAACTTCAAATCCTCTTTTGTACATGATGCGCTGCTACCCA GGTGTGCCTGAACAGAAGCTCCGATCTCACTTGGGTTCTTTAGGTGTTACTGGAAATCTTGCACTTCAGCCAATGTACACGTTGTCTG GTGGTCAGAAAAGCAGAGTTGCATTTGCTAAGATAACTTTTAAGAAACCACACATACTGTTGCTTGATGAGCCATCCAATCATCTG GATTTGGATGCAGTGGAAGCACTAATTCAGGGTCTTGTTTTGTTTCAAGGAGGCATTCTCATG GTTAGCCACGATGAGCACTTAATCTCTGGTAGTGTAGAGGAGCTATGGGCGGTATCGGAAGGAAAGGTGACACCATTCCATGGCACATTCCAGGATTACAAGAAGATGCTGCAGTCATAG
- the LOC115962665 gene encoding uncharacterized protein LOC115962665, translating to MREGETLKAYSDRYWEMYNEIEGNYDDVAISAFKKGLPTDHDLRKSLTGKPITSVRQLMDRIDKYKRVEEDQQTGKGKAKVVPQERRDFRSDRFSNNNRPRRNYSEQSGSTGAQAVHAVFREPLHKILEKVKNEPFFQWPNRMTGDPSKRNQSLYYEYHQEPGHTADNCRNLKNHLDWLVREGKLRHLLHHPVG from the coding sequence ATGCGAGAAGGAGAGACCCTGAAGGCctactcggataggtactgggagatgtACAACGAGATAGAGGGAAATTACGATGACGTCGCCATCAGCGCCTTCAAGAAAGGCCTGCCGACAGATCACGATTTAAGGAAGTCCTTAACTGGGAAACCAATCACTAGCGTGCGCCAGCTCATGGACCGAATCGATAAGTACAAGAGGGTTGAAGAGGACCAACAAACGGGAAAGGGTaaagcgaaggttgtccctcaagagaggagggacttcaggtccGACCGATTTAGCAACAACAACCGGCCGAGAAGGAATTACTCGGAGCAGTCTGGATCCACTGGGGCACAAGCAGTCCACGCTGTGTTCCGAGAGCCATTACATAAGATCTTAGAGAAAGTCAAGAATGAACCGTTCTTTCAATGGCCAAATAGGATGACAGGCGATCCTTCGAAACGTAACCAAAGCCTATATTACGAATACCACCAGGAACCGGGGCATACCGCTGATAACTGCAGAAACCTGAAAAACCACTTGGACTGGCTGGTCCGAGAGGGAAAGTTGAGACATCTCTTGCATCATCCCGTTGGATGA
- the LOC115962670 gene encoding uncharacterized protein LOC115962670 encodes MSVARLLTEADDRESKRAKGMASPTLGFSDEDKVGTIQPHDDALVVTLRIGGYDVKRVLVDQGSVVEVMYPDLYKGLKLRPEDLTAYDSPLVSFEGKIVTSKGQIRLPIQTGSDIVEVDFIVVDAYSPYIAIVARPWLHALGAVSSTLHQKVKYPSEDRVKKVIEDQAMGRQCMVSAI; translated from the coding sequence ATGTCAGTGGCCCGACTCCTCACTGAAGCTGACGACCGTGAGTCTAAGAGGGCTAAAGGGATGGCCTCGCCCACACTcggattctcggatgaggataaagTTGGAACCATCCAGCCCCACGACGATGCTCTAGTCGTCACACTCAGGATTGGGGGATATGACGTGAAGAGGGTACTAGTTGATCAAGGCAGTGTtgtggaagtaatgtacccCGACCTGTACAAAGGGCTGAAGCTGAGACCAGAAGACCTGACAGCATATGACTCCCCTTTGGTAAGTTTCGAAGGGAAAATTGTTACTTCGAAAGGCCAGATTAGGCTGCCTATACAAACAGGCTCAGACAtagtggaggtggacttcatagtGGTGGACGCATATTCGCCTTACATAGCCATTGTAgccagaccttggcttcatgccctaGGAGCTGTATCCTCAACCTTACACCAAAAGGTAAAGTACCCGTCGGAGGATCGGGTCAAAAAAGTGATAGAGGACCAAGCCATGGGccggcaatgcatggtgtccgCCATCTAG